The following proteins are co-located in the Paludibaculum fermentans genome:
- a CDS encoding M56 family metallopeptidase, producing the protein MTELAHAISMALLHFVWQGVVVAFLLWVALAILGPRPVRLRYALSCAAMLAMSAAPVITVCLLYRAPRPAAVYQGPPAQTADAASTAALAVTALLPRWLAAIEVWTLPVWSAGVIILALRLLWSSRHVARLRREGEPAPPILLQTVSRLAARVGVSRSVHVLLSRLADSPSVVGWLRPVILIPPASFLNLSAAQVEAVLVHELAHIRRHDYLVNLLQTVAETVLFYQPAVWWVSSRIRAERELCCDDVAVEICGDSIGYARALTLLERARLALPEFAQNSATGPLLHRVLRLTGASQPAPRVPAAVAVGLAAVCLLTTVRWAQAQPQMAGEARVSKEAVWVDTVKFGEFPVLVRALGAITGPDTAELQVPSPVVSEVQLGQSASVEVGRGIIAAGTVTRIDSPPSNGTVRVVIQFQAPAGQPAGHPVDGAIRIKVLTDVVYVGRPADQSGGTEASLFKFEADRKSATRVKVRFGAASINSIQVLEGLQPGDRIILSDTTKFKGYDRVRLE; encoded by the coding sequence ATGACAGAGCTCGCTCACGCAATCAGCATGGCCCTCCTCCACTTCGTATGGCAGGGCGTTGTCGTCGCATTCCTGTTGTGGGTCGCCCTGGCGATCCTGGGCCCCCGGCCAGTCCGGCTGCGTTACGCACTCAGTTGCGCCGCGATGCTTGCGATGAGCGCCGCCCCGGTTATCACCGTCTGCCTCCTCTATCGAGCTCCGCGGCCGGCTGCCGTCTACCAGGGGCCCCCAGCCCAAACTGCGGACGCTGCCAGCACGGCCGCCTTGGCCGTCACCGCGCTCCTGCCTCGCTGGCTCGCCGCCATTGAAGTCTGGACACTGCCCGTCTGGTCGGCGGGTGTTATCATCCTCGCGCTCCGCTTGCTCTGGAGCTCCCGCCATGTAGCCCGGCTGCGCCGCGAGGGCGAACCGGCCCCGCCCATTCTGTTGCAGACCGTGTCGCGGTTGGCCGCGCGAGTGGGCGTCTCCCGTTCTGTACACGTCCTTCTCTCCCGGTTGGCCGACAGTCCCAGTGTCGTCGGCTGGCTTCGGCCCGTAATCCTCATCCCGCCCGCTTCGTTTTTGAACCTCAGCGCCGCGCAAGTGGAAGCCGTGCTCGTGCACGAGTTGGCGCACATCCGGCGCCACGACTATCTCGTCAACCTGCTTCAGACCGTGGCCGAAACCGTGCTCTTCTACCAGCCCGCCGTCTGGTGGGTTTCCTCGCGCATCCGCGCCGAGCGGGAACTCTGCTGCGACGACGTGGCGGTCGAAATCTGCGGCGATTCGATTGGGTACGCGCGAGCCCTCACGCTGCTGGAGCGGGCTCGCCTGGCCCTACCCGAATTCGCGCAAAACAGCGCCACCGGGCCCTTGCTGCACCGGGTCCTCCGGCTCACCGGTGCCTCCCAGCCCGCTCCTCGTGTGCCGGCCGCCGTGGCCGTGGGTCTCGCCGCCGTTTGCCTCCTCACCACTGTTCGCTGGGCCCAGGCGCAGCCGCAAATGGCCGGTGAGGCGCGCGTCTCGAAAGAGGCCGTCTGGGTGGATACCGTGAAATTCGGCGAGTTCCCCGTGCTCGTCCGAGCCCTGGGCGCCATCACCGGCCCCGATACAGCCGAGCTGCAGGTGCCCTCTCCGGTTGTCAGCGAGGTTCAACTCGGCCAGAGTGCCTCCGTCGAGGTGGGCCGGGGCATCATCGCCGCGGGCACGGTCACCCGCATCGATTCACCACCCTCGAATGGGACGGTGCGCGTGGTAATTCAGTTCCAGGCCCCGGCAGGACAGCCCGCCGGCCACCCGGTGGATGGCGCCATTCGGATCAAAGTGCTCACGGACGTGGTCTACGTGGGTCGTCCCGCCGATCAGTCGGGCGGCACGGAAGCTTCGTTGTTCAAGTTCGAGGCGGACCGCAAGTCCGCAACTCGCGTGAAGGTCCGGTTCGGCGCCGCGTCCATAAATAGCATTCAGGTGCTCGAAGGCCTGCAACCCGGCGATCGCATCATCCTCTCCGACACGACGAAATTCAAGGGCTACGACCGCGTTCGCCTCGAATAG
- a CDS encoding InlB B-repeat-containing protein, with the protein MRNSAASISALVSCLILAVHPCSAQVQVQRGLQEPVSLIPGQGAVQRPLGAAAGPDLNIQVTHTSSFLRGQTNAVYLIRVTNVGGGATSGTIAVVESMPSGISIASMSGPGWTCAASTCSRTDSFAAGQMLPTITVLATVGANAPGSINNLVTVSGGGDSNISDNVATDATSIASEGWLYGQENGALPSVASLAPRTLSDAVAIAGSRLGGLALRKDGTVVQWVLDHSNNWPLPAGLKNVIAVAAGDTTFFALKSDGHVVAWSTSYPAPDTSSLSNIVSIVAGPNFALALSAEGTVQAVSLAMPAEVFIPAALSNVVQLSAGTGGAFVLTAQGKVVSWGGRVPPIPANLGTLVRVERVDLDTAAGIRADGTVVVWDKARTSELLTPPAGLNRVVALAGDSYVMALQDDGIVRAWGPSTSQVTPWPNVALAAGSLASARAIAGTPSFFLVILSAPPVILSVQVTAQHFDVKSYAVDSPKFAIDGIPATYYNAVRVAPGGTHTISTGQKQFSSGNGVEWNFASWSDGGAATHSIAIGSADAAYTLDFKPRVRLATSAGTGGTISPAGGYFDIGSSVLIQATPLPGFVFSKFTGGSLGTTGNNPARTVMNAPDQVTASFVAQTGTALRATLRGAGPFIQGQQNASFAGRVLNEGTTAVSGVSVTFTNVTIKSLWGTGWSCSGSTCSRADTLAAGQAFPAIQAVVSIPANTTSSIAPVMQVRSTNASIVEATAPTEVSGAGNAVLCWGDHAAGQCSLPNGLTNLTALAAGGRHTAALRGDGTVAAWGANDTQQSQVPFNLTSVIALAAGLDHTLALSSAGQVTAWGDNGSGQSSVPANLTNVLAIAAGAHHSLALTSSGSVAAWGANGSGQSSVPASVQNAVAIAAGGDHSLAVLGDGTVIAWGSNGAGESTVPANLAAVESVAAGTQFSLAALRNGTVAAWGNNPASIQAGIPANLQDVRQVAAGGAHALALQWNGTLQAWGANDKGQTTLPGSATQVAAVTAGLAHSAAITAVSPQAAVSFSTQPAGQAYAVDGVTYATAQTFHWSAGSTHTVEVAPIQPGATAGTRYVLQGWSDGGAATKRSFTLWESGTYSLTFKTQYLLTTTASAGGTIAPATGYLDSNYLVSITATPDGGYRFAGFSGDLTGSNGSQSLSMTAPRAVHAVFVPATPSADAVSVSPASGSGASGAFTATYSAGLGHTDLLFVQFLVAAAADGGGQPYCFLHYDVRGDGFWLYGDGGFFVGPVQPGTASAALQNKLCAINTQTSSVTGSGTTFTLNARPVFKTAATLNIYLRAYTTGDIDTGWVQRGTWTTAPTPIGNMGVQPASGSGAQQAFALTYQDPAGFAGAPAAWSQFLIAAATDGGGQPFCFVHYDHAGNSLWMYSSDVGFFLGPVSPGAASAALDSSACSVDPALTTIARPGEVVRVSVPVHLKAPMSGAKQMYMRMQDPLRRDSGWVAAGSWTIP; encoded by the coding sequence TTGCGTAATTCTGCCGCTTCGATTTCTGCTTTGGTTTCGTGCCTGATTCTGGCCGTCCATCCCTGTTCCGCCCAGGTGCAGGTCCAGCGTGGCTTGCAGGAGCCGGTCTCGCTGATTCCCGGGCAGGGCGCGGTCCAGCGACCTTTGGGGGCAGCGGCCGGACCGGATCTGAATATCCAGGTCACCCACACCAGCAGTTTCCTGAGGGGACAGACCAATGCCGTGTATCTGATCCGGGTGACGAACGTGGGTGGGGGCGCCACTTCCGGAACCATCGCGGTGGTGGAGTCGATGCCGTCCGGTATCAGCATTGCTTCGATGTCGGGGCCCGGCTGGACCTGCGCCGCGAGCACCTGCAGCCGGACCGACAGCTTCGCCGCCGGACAGATGCTACCCACCATTACGGTGCTGGCCACAGTGGGGGCGAACGCTCCGGGCTCGATCAACAATCTGGTGACGGTGTCAGGCGGTGGGGATTCGAACATCAGCGATAACGTAGCCACCGATGCGACGAGTATTGCCTCGGAGGGATGGCTGTATGGCCAGGAGAATGGTGCCCTGCCTTCCGTTGCGTCCCTGGCGCCGCGTACCCTGTCGGATGCGGTGGCGATTGCCGGTTCGCGATTGGGTGGATTGGCGCTGCGCAAAGACGGGACTGTCGTGCAATGGGTCCTCGACCATTCGAACAATTGGCCGCTGCCCGCGGGGTTGAAGAATGTGATCGCGGTGGCGGCGGGCGACACGACGTTCTTCGCCCTGAAGAGTGACGGGCATGTTGTTGCCTGGAGCACGAGTTATCCGGCACCGGACACATCCAGCTTGTCGAACATTGTCTCGATTGTTGCGGGGCCGAACTTTGCCCTGGCGTTGAGCGCGGAGGGGACGGTCCAAGCCGTGTCCCTGGCAATGCCGGCAGAGGTTTTTATTCCCGCCGCCCTCTCGAACGTCGTGCAGCTCTCGGCAGGCACAGGAGGCGCTTTCGTGCTCACCGCACAGGGGAAAGTGGTTTCGTGGGGCGGACGGGTGCCGCCCATTCCGGCCAACCTGGGAACACTTGTGCGAGTGGAGCGAGTGGATCTGGACACGGCGGCCGGCATCCGGGCCGACGGAACGGTGGTGGTGTGGGACAAGGCAAGGACCAGCGAACTGTTGACTCCGCCAGCGGGCCTGAACCGAGTGGTTGCACTGGCCGGCGATAGCTATGTGATGGCGCTGCAGGACGACGGCATCGTCCGGGCCTGGGGCCCGTCTACGAGTCAAGTCACTCCGTGGCCGAATGTCGCGCTGGCAGCGGGTTCCCTGGCCTCCGCCAGAGCCATTGCGGGGACGCCCAGCTTTTTCCTGGTCATCCTTTCCGCACCGCCAGTGATTTTATCCGTGCAGGTCACCGCCCAGCACTTCGACGTGAAGAGTTATGCGGTTGATTCGCCGAAGTTCGCCATAGACGGCATCCCCGCTACCTATTACAACGCGGTGCGAGTGGCGCCGGGAGGAACCCACACGATCTCCACCGGGCAGAAGCAGTTCTCATCGGGCAACGGGGTGGAATGGAATTTTGCGTCCTGGAGCGACGGAGGGGCCGCCACGCACAGCATTGCGATCGGCTCCGCTGACGCAGCGTACACCCTGGACTTCAAGCCGAGGGTCCGTCTGGCGACCAGCGCGGGCACCGGCGGGACGATCAGCCCGGCCGGCGGGTACTTCGATATCGGGTCCAGTGTACTGATCCAGGCAACGCCATTGCCCGGCTTTGTGTTCTCCAAGTTCACCGGCGGCTCTCTCGGCACGACAGGCAACAACCCCGCTCGTACCGTGATGAACGCTCCAGACCAGGTCACCGCGAGTTTCGTGGCGCAGACGGGGACCGCGCTGCGAGCCACCCTGCGCGGGGCGGGCCCTTTCATCCAGGGTCAGCAGAATGCGAGCTTCGCGGGCCGCGTGCTGAACGAAGGCACGACCGCGGTGAGCGGGGTGTCGGTGACATTCACGAACGTGACGATCAAGAGCCTCTGGGGCACCGGCTGGAGCTGTTCCGGTTCGACGTGCAGCCGCGCCGACACGCTCGCGGCAGGGCAGGCATTTCCGGCGATACAGGCGGTTGTCTCGATCCCGGCGAATACCACCAGCAGCATCGCACCGGTGATGCAGGTGAGGTCCACGAACGCAAGCATAGTCGAGGCGACGGCCCCGACCGAGGTTTCCGGCGCCGGCAATGCGGTGCTCTGTTGGGGGGATCACGCCGCCGGCCAGTGTTCGCTGCCCAACGGTTTGACGAATCTGACGGCCCTGGCCGCCGGAGGCAGGCACACGGCGGCCCTGCGGGGCGACGGCACGGTGGCAGCGTGGGGCGCGAACGACACGCAGCAGTCCCAAGTGCCGTTCAACTTGACCAGTGTGATCGCGCTCGCAGCGGGCCTGGACCACACGCTGGCGCTGAGTTCCGCGGGGCAGGTGACGGCGTGGGGGGACAACGGCAGCGGCCAGTCCAGTGTCCCGGCCAATCTGACTAACGTGCTCGCCATTGCGGCCGGGGCGCACCACAGCCTGGCGCTGACGAGCAGCGGCAGTGTGGCGGCCTGGGGCGCGAACGGCAGCGGGCAGAGCAGCGTGCCAGCCTCGGTTCAAAACGCTGTTGCCATTGCAGCGGGAGGGGATCATTCGCTGGCGGTGCTGGGTGACGGCACGGTGATTGCCTGGGGCAGCAACGGCGCGGGCGAGAGCACGGTTCCGGCGAATCTGGCGGCTGTGGAATCTGTTGCAGCGGGCACGCAGTTCAGCCTGGCGGCACTCCGGAATGGGACGGTGGCGGCCTGGGGAAACAATCCGGCGAGCATCCAAGCGGGAATCCCCGCCAATTTGCAGGACGTGCGCCAAGTGGCCGCAGGAGGAGCCCACGCGCTGGCACTGCAATGGAATGGGACGCTGCAGGCGTGGGGCGCCAACGACAAGGGGCAGACCACGTTGCCCGGCAGTGCAACTCAAGTAGCGGCGGTCACGGCGGGTCTGGCCCACAGCGCGGCCATCACCGCGGTTTCTCCGCAGGCGGCGGTATCGTTCTCCACGCAGCCTGCGGGCCAGGCCTATGCGGTTGACGGCGTGACCTATGCCACGGCGCAAACTTTCCACTGGAGCGCCGGCAGCACGCACACGGTGGAAGTCGCGCCCATACAGCCTGGAGCGACCGCGGGCACACGCTATGTGCTGCAGGGTTGGTCCGACGGTGGGGCTGCCACGAAGCGGTCCTTCACCTTGTGGGAGTCCGGCACCTATTCGCTCACTTTCAAAACCCAGTATCTGCTCACCACCACGGCTTCCGCGGGCGGGACCATCGCGCCCGCCACAGGTTACCTGGATTCGAATTACCTGGTCTCCATAACAGCGACCCCGGACGGGGGTTACCGATTCGCGGGCTTCAGTGGCGACCTTACCGGCAGCAACGGGTCGCAGAGCCTCAGCATGACAGCGCCTCGCGCGGTCCACGCCGTCTTTGTTCCGGCGACCCCGTCGGCTGACGCGGTCAGTGTGTCGCCTGCCAGCGGGTCAGGCGCTTCGGGCGCGTTTACGGCGACCTACTCGGCGGGCCTGGGCCATACCGACCTCCTCTTTGTTCAATTCCTAGTGGCCGCGGCGGCGGACGGGGGCGGCCAGCCGTATTGTTTCCTGCATTACGATGTGCGAGGCGATGGATTCTGGCTCTATGGAGATGGTGGGTTCTTCGTAGGGCCGGTTCAGCCCGGCACCGCGAGTGCGGCGCTTCAGAACAAACTCTGCGCGATCAACACTCAAACCTCAAGTGTGACCGGCAGCGGCACCACTTTCACGCTGAATGCCCGCCCGGTTTTCAAGACGGCGGCGACGCTGAACATCTACCTGCGGGCGTATACGACGGGGGACATCGATACGGGTTGGGTGCAGCGCGGAACGTGGACCACTGCGCCGACTCCTATCGGCAACATGGGTGTTCAGCCGGCCTCCGGGTCGGGTGCACAGCAGGCGTTCGCGCTGACCTATCAGGATCCGGCCGGGTTTGCAGGCGCACCGGCCGCGTGGTCGCAGTTCCTGATCGCCGCGGCGACGGACGGCGGCGGACAGCCCTTCTGTTTCGTCCACTATGACCATGCGGGCAACAGCCTGTGGATGTACTCGAGTGATGTGGGCTTCTTCCTCGGCCCGGTGAGTCCGGGCGCCGCGTCGGCGGCGCTGGACAGCAGTGCATGTTCGGTGGATCCGGCGTTGACGACGATTGCGCGCCCAGGGGAGGTGGTGAGAGTCAGCGTTCCCGTTCACCTGAAGGCGCCGATGTCGGGGGCCAAACAAATGTATATGCGGATGCAGGATCCGCTTCGGCGGGACTCAGGTTGGGTGGCGGCGGGTAGCTGGACGATTCCCTAG
- a CDS encoding BlaI/MecI/CopY family transcriptional regulator: MKNSLPNPTSAELEILQVLWDHGPHSVREVQHLLNRVKPTGYTTALKMLQIMTGKGLVTRDDTSRPQIYSPRYPREHTQRQLLRDLAERAFGGSVKALVLQAVAGRKSSRRELEEMEKLLDRLEGENK; the protein is encoded by the coding sequence GTGAAAAACAGCCTGCCCAATCCGACCTCCGCCGAATTGGAAATCCTCCAGGTCCTCTGGGACCACGGACCCCACTCCGTCCGCGAGGTTCAGCACCTGCTCAATCGCGTCAAACCCACGGGTTACACCACCGCATTGAAAATGCTGCAAATCATGACCGGCAAAGGCTTGGTCACTCGCGACGACACGAGCCGCCCGCAGATCTATAGCCCGCGCTACCCACGCGAGCACACCCAGCGGCAATTGCTGCGCGACCTCGCGGAGCGCGCCTTCGGCGGCTCTGTCAAAGCCTTGGTCCTGCAGGCTGTCGCCGGCCGCAAATCGTCCCGGCGTGAACTGGAGGAGATGGAAAAACTGCTCGATCGGCTGGAAGGAGAAAACAAATGA
- a CDS encoding very short patch repair endonuclease yields MDVFSKDKRSEVMAKIRGRGNRSTERRMAALLRAKRISGWQMHREDLPGTPDFYFPNLHLALFIDGCFWHQCPRCSKLPAQNAVFWAEKLSKNVRRDRRTRRALNRAGIRVWRLWEHDLERNTPRCETVVSRIASLVLSAKRSPCG; encoded by the coding sequence ATGGATGTTTTCTCCAAAGACAAGCGTTCGGAGGTGATGGCAAAGATCCGGGGAAGAGGAAATCGATCAACGGAGCGCCGAATGGCGGCGCTGTTGCGTGCGAAAAGGATATCCGGCTGGCAAATGCATCGGGAGGATCTCCCTGGCACGCCGGACTTCTACTTTCCTAATCTTCACTTGGCGCTGTTCATCGATGGATGCTTCTGGCACCAATGCCCAAGGTGCTCCAAGCTCCCCGCACAAAACGCCGTGTTTTGGGCCGAGAAGCTATCGAAGAACGTCCGACGGGACAGGCGGACACGTCGGGCATTGAACCGCGCCGGGATACGCGTCTGGCGTCTTTGGGAACATGACCTGGAGCGGAATACGCCTCGTTGCGAGACAGTTGTGTCTAGAATCGCATCGCTCGTTCTGTCGGCCAAACGAAGCCCATGCGGTTGA
- a CDS encoding ATP-binding protein, translating into MLLLLGDQLIRDPGIAVFELVKNAYDADSPDCSIKMTKVSDKIAGRIVVEDSGTGMDLDTVTKVWLEPGTDYRMKQREDGFRTPGFHRAPLGEKGIGRFAAHKLGLRVRLTTRKKGQPEVHADIDWQQFEQKTYLSDIPVSVTERKPEVFTGARTGTRIEIMRLRNDWTRGMVRDVSRAVTSICSPFQTSDEFRPQLIMTTHDEAAWLHGLLTIEDVRDYALFHASGRIDADTFSYQYEFTPLPAMVERVQSRTRDDGKARLQSRQGRETKLLDLRQHSIGPVEIQLSIFDREPQILALGVTDKKGLKDFLDNVGGVRVYRDGIRVYNYGEPGDDWLGLGGRRVNIPTGRISNNLVIGAVSLDLSQSRDLVEKTNREGFVDTPAYSLFRDAVLRSIEQIEAERNQDKARIRQAYSKGKFREPVLADLSAVREVVERKNLKEITPYLDRIESDFTAIRDRFLTSASAGLSLTIVIHEVEKGIANLEKAAKEFGAAPQVTSMARHLAELVEGLGALARRSGESREKATALVRAALFNTELRLEGHSIAVTRNLREDFEAKCSKRLLVATLMNLIDNSIWWLDNKWGPRSKAGVKKIYIGTSDDFGEGPAIVVADNGPGFSDPPEFLVEPFMSRKPDGMGLGLHLADQVMKVQGGKLLFPDADDVTLPADFDGAIVALAFGGAKWSA; encoded by the coding sequence ATGTTGCTGCTGCTGGGCGACCAGTTGATCCGCGACCCAGGCATCGCAGTCTTCGAGCTCGTAAAGAACGCTTACGACGCAGACTCTCCAGATTGCAGCATCAAGATGACGAAGGTGTCTGACAAGATTGCCGGGCGAATTGTGGTGGAGGACTCGGGCACCGGGATGGACCTCGACACAGTAACGAAGGTCTGGCTGGAGCCGGGAACTGACTATCGCATGAAACAGCGGGAGGACGGCTTCCGAACCCCCGGATTTCACAGAGCTCCTTTGGGCGAGAAGGGCATTGGTCGCTTCGCCGCGCACAAACTCGGTCTCAGGGTGCGGTTGACGACAAGGAAGAAAGGACAGCCCGAAGTTCACGCCGACATCGATTGGCAGCAATTCGAGCAAAAGACATATCTCTCCGACATCCCCGTATCAGTAACTGAAAGGAAGCCCGAGGTGTTCACCGGTGCCCGGACGGGAACGCGCATTGAGATCATGCGCCTTCGGAACGATTGGACGCGCGGGATGGTGCGGGATGTTAGCCGCGCGGTCACTTCGATATGTTCCCCTTTTCAGACATCAGACGAATTTAGACCACAGCTGATCATGACCACGCACGACGAGGCGGCTTGGCTCCACGGCCTTCTGACCATCGAAGATGTCCGCGACTACGCATTGTTTCACGCATCCGGACGCATTGACGCCGACACATTTTCCTACCAGTACGAGTTCACTCCTCTTCCAGCCATGGTCGAGCGAGTGCAGTCACGCACCCGCGATGACGGGAAAGCTAGACTACAATCGAGGCAGGGCCGCGAGACAAAGCTGCTGGATCTGCGCCAGCATTCCATCGGGCCCGTCGAAATCCAGCTATCTATTTTTGATCGCGAGCCACAGATACTTGCACTTGGGGTCACCGACAAGAAGGGGCTGAAAGACTTCCTGGACAACGTCGGTGGGGTCCGTGTCTATCGGGATGGCATTCGGGTTTACAACTATGGCGAGCCCGGGGATGATTGGCTGGGGCTTGGCGGACGGCGCGTCAATATCCCCACTGGTCGCATTAGCAACAACTTGGTGATCGGCGCGGTCTCTCTCGATCTTTCCCAGAGTCGTGATCTGGTGGAGAAGACAAATCGGGAGGGGTTTGTTGACACGCCAGCCTACTCTCTTTTCCGCGACGCCGTGTTGCGCTCCATCGAGCAGATCGAAGCGGAGCGTAACCAGGACAAGGCACGCATCAGGCAGGCGTATTCCAAGGGCAAGTTTCGGGAGCCCGTTCTCGCCGACCTCTCGGCGGTGCGGGAGGTGGTCGAGCGAAAGAACCTCAAGGAGATCACTCCCTATCTGGACCGAATTGAGAGTGATTTTACCGCCATTCGAGACCGATTTCTCACGTCGGCAAGCGCCGGGCTAAGCTTGACCATCGTTATCCATGAGGTCGAGAAGGGCATCGCGAACCTGGAAAAGGCGGCAAAGGAGTTCGGCGCGGCACCTCAAGTGACCTCAATGGCCCGTCATCTGGCCGAACTCGTGGAAGGGCTCGGAGCGCTGGCGCGCCGGTCGGGTGAATCGCGTGAGAAGGCCACGGCCCTAGTGAGGGCGGCGCTCTTCAACACGGAGTTGCGGCTTGAAGGCCACTCGATAGCGGTGACGCGCAATCTGCGGGAGGACTTTGAGGCCAAGTGCAGCAAACGATTACTCGTTGCAACGCTCATGAACTTAATTGACAACTCCATCTGGTGGCTCGACAACAAATGGGGGCCGCGCAGCAAGGCCGGCGTGAAGAAGATCTACATTGGCACGAGCGACGATTTCGGTGAGGGGCCGGCGATTGTGGTCGCGGACAACGGTCCGGGCTTCAGCGATCCTCCGGAGTTCCTAGTCGAGCCGTTCATGTCTCGCAAGCCTGACGGCATGGGTCTCGGTCTGCACTTGGCAGATCAGGTTATGAAGGTCCAAGGCGGGAAACTCTTGTTCCCAGATGCCGACGATGTGACCCTTCCCGCCGATTTCGACGGTGCCATCGTCGCTTTGGCCTTCGGAGGTGCGAAGTGGTCGGCCTGA
- a CDS encoding transferrin receptor-like dimerization domain-containing protein, with protein sequence MKRALALFVSTLMVSAQSPEKPLAGFQPENARREFELEKQFDSHLSRANLQQWLKRMSAKPHHVGSPGSREVAEFIAAQFKSWGYDTQIETFYPLFPTPKTRVLEMIAPEKFTAKLSEPPIEGDESTANTAGGLPTYHAYSIDGDVTGDLVYVNYGLPGDYDKLAEMGIDVKGKIVLARYGASWRGIKPKVAAEHGAIGCIIYSDPRDDGYYAGDVYPKGGFRPKDSAQRGSVMDMPTYPGDPLSPGVGATKDLKRGPYKQAATLTKIPVLPISYGDAEPLLRALGGPVAPPDWRGALPFTYHIGPGATKVHLKLEFNWDLAPTHNVIARMTGAERPDEWILRGNHHDGWVFGASDPLTGMVTVMEEARALSELAKTGWKPKRTIIFCAWDGEEPALLGSTEWAEFHADELKKHAAVYVNSDGTSRGFVHVGGSHTLETLASQAARDITDPETKVSTLERAKAQRAVAGNPTPGDLPISALGSGSDYTVFVDHLGIASLNIGFGGEGNGAGSYHSNYDTYDHVVKFEDPDFQYIFASAQLGGRFVLRLANADVLPLRFDNFSKIVTRYAGEVKKLADDMRAETDKQNELIRNGSLKLTADPRKTYIVPEPKSAVPFLNFAPLDNAVSKLKLSTEAFTKIDLKALPEPKAKALDAILLQIERKLTRPEGLPRRPWFQHQIYAPGFYTGYGVKTLPGIREAIEERYWQEADEQIVKTSASIEAFAAELDRATKLLGQ encoded by the coding sequence ATGAAACGAGCACTGGCCCTTTTTGTGTCTACACTCATGGTCTCCGCGCAGTCGCCGGAGAAACCATTGGCAGGCTTCCAACCCGAGAACGCGCGCCGCGAATTCGAGCTCGAAAAGCAGTTCGACTCCCACCTGAGCCGCGCCAACCTGCAGCAGTGGCTCAAGCGCATGTCCGCTAAGCCGCACCATGTCGGCTCGCCCGGCAGCCGCGAGGTGGCCGAGTTCATCGCCGCCCAATTCAAGAGCTGGGGCTACGACACGCAGATCGAGACGTTCTACCCGCTCTTCCCTACCCCCAAGACGCGCGTCCTGGAGATGATCGCCCCCGAGAAGTTCACCGCCAAGCTCAGCGAGCCGCCCATCGAAGGCGACGAGAGCACGGCCAACACCGCCGGCGGCCTGCCCACCTATCACGCCTATTCGATCGACGGCGACGTCACCGGCGACCTGGTCTATGTGAACTATGGCCTGCCCGGCGACTACGACAAGCTCGCCGAGATGGGGATCGACGTAAAGGGCAAGATCGTCCTGGCCCGCTACGGCGCTTCGTGGCGCGGCATCAAGCCCAAGGTCGCGGCCGAGCATGGCGCCATCGGCTGCATTATCTATTCGGACCCACGGGACGACGGCTACTATGCCGGCGACGTCTATCCCAAGGGCGGCTTCCGGCCCAAGGACAGCGCCCAGCGCGGCAGCGTCATGGACATGCCCACTTACCCCGGCGACCCTCTTTCGCCCGGCGTCGGCGCCACCAAGGACCTGAAGCGCGGCCCCTACAAGCAGGCTGCCACGCTCACCAAGATCCCCGTACTGCCCATCTCCTACGGTGATGCGGAGCCGCTGCTGCGCGCGCTCGGCGGGCCCGTCGCCCCGCCCGACTGGCGCGGCGCGCTGCCCTTCACCTATCACATCGGGCCCGGAGCCACCAAGGTCCACCTCAAGCTCGAATTCAACTGGGACCTCGCCCCCACGCACAACGTCATCGCCCGCATGACCGGAGCCGAACGGCCCGACGAATGGATCCTCCGCGGCAACCACCACGACGGCTGGGTCTTCGGAGCTTCCGATCCCCTCACCGGCATGGTCACCGTCATGGAAGAGGCCCGCGCCCTCTCGGAACTCGCCAAGACCGGATGGAAGCCGAAGCGCACGATCATCTTCTGCGCCTGGGATGGTGAGGAGCCCGCCCTGCTCGGCTCCACCGAATGGGCCGAGTTCCACGCCGACGAACTCAAGAAGCACGCCGCCGTCTATGTGAACTCGGACGGCACCTCGCGCGGCTTCGTCCATGTGGGCGGTTCGCATACCTTGGAGACCCTCGCGTCCCAGGCGGCCCGCGACATTACCGATCCCGAAACCAAGGTCTCCACGCTGGAGCGCGCCAAGGCCCAGCGCGCCGTTGCCGGCAACCCGACGCCCGGGGACCTGCCCATCAGCGCCCTCGGCTCCGGCTCCGACTACACCGTCTTCGTGGACCACCTCGGCATTGCCAGCCTGAACATCGGCTTCGGCGGAGAGGGCAATGGCGCCGGCAGCTACCACTCCAACTACGACACCTACGATCACGTGGTGAAGTTCGAAGACCCCGACTTCCAGTACATCTTCGCCTCCGCCCAGCTTGGGGGGCGCTTTGTCCTGCGCCTGGCGAATGCCGACGTCCTGCCGCTGCGCTTCGACAACTTCTCGAAGATCGTCACGCGCTATGCCGGCGAGGTGAAGAAGCTGGCCGACGATATGCGCGCCGAGACGGACAAGCAGAATGAGCTGATCCGCAACGGCTCGTTGAAGCTCACAGCCGATCCGCGCAAGACATACATCGTGCCGGAGCCTAAGTCCGCCGTGCCGTTCCTGAACTTCGCTCCGCTGGACAACGCGGTGAGCAAGCTCAAGTTGAGTACCGAGGCGTTCACGAAGATCGACCTGAAGGCGCTGCCGGAGCCCAAGGCCAAGGCGCTGGACGCGATCCTGCTTCAGATCGAACGCAAGCTGACGCGGCCGGAGGGACTGCCGCGGCGGCCGTGGTTCCAGCACCAGATCTACGCGCCGGGCTTCTACACAGGCTACGGGGTGAAGACGCTGCCGGGCATCCGGGAGGCGATTGAGGAGCGGTATTGGCAAGAGGCCGACGAGCAGATCGTCAAGACTTCCGCGTCGATCGAGGCGTTCGCGGCTGAGCTGGACCGGGCCACCAAGCTGCTTGGTCAGTAG